A single window of Xiphophorus hellerii strain 12219 chromosome 12, Xiphophorus_hellerii-4.1, whole genome shotgun sequence DNA harbors:
- the LOC116729527 gene encoding uncharacterized protein LOC116729527: MGQNQEKIEGEQDIDENLEETKISQEFGLNTHSGEITEEESSCDDEDGKKSDEPHCYHPNERPSYEPTITSIERHECESQYTAREVRQGGAAEKEGGGEQGGGGWTAPLSPHETEKNPDSTSGTDRLKTTHRLSKINKSKRKTADHLRASAKIRMEQQAEETSTQKDDKSEDASSFGHSEQDSMMLKNCTYGAHTGSESLLVVDLNDIIRAEAGNEEIKLCTGTVGDLTERKEPPPAQPPHPLENTIQKESLLYMSDTIQRVTPKEKTDISEKEVTLKYVLGDCSLARPKVTNVCDQETEMQPSLPDTAETNDAITSESAPTSALDTEPSSILEKLLKRNKTEATPSLDKIKEVYTDTTDEEKILNSTSAAAALTTWNNQPKGDTKMTPKQTT, encoded by the coding sequence ATGGGACAGAACCAGGAAAAAATTGAAGGAGAACAGGATATTGATGAGAACCTGGAAGAAACTAAGATATCTCAAGAATTTGGTTTGAATACTCATTCAGGTGAGATCACAGAGGAAGAAAGTTCATGTGACGACGAGGATGGGAAAAAGTCAGATGAGCCACACTGTTATCATCCGAATGAGAGGCCCAGCTATGAACCGACAATAACTTCCATTGAGAGGCACGAGTGTGAGAGTCAGTACACTGCAAGGGAGGTGAGACAGGGAGGGGCTGCAGAAAAGGAGGGCGGAGGTGAACAAGGAGGAGGAGGCTGGACTGCTCCTCTGTCTCCACATGAGACTGAAAAGAACCCAGACAGTACCTCAGGAACAGACAGGCTTAAAACAACACACAGATTATCTAAAATTAACAAAAGCAAGAGGAAAACTGCAGATCACCTTCGAGCATCTGCGAAGATCAGGATGGAGCAACAGGCGGAGGAAACTTCCACACAAAAAGATGACAAATCAGAGGATGCAAGCTCTTTTGGACACTCTGAGCAAGACTCTATGATGCTGAAGAACTGCACCTATGGAGCTCATACAGGAAGTGAGTCACTACTTGTTGTGGACCTGAATGACATTATTAGAGCTGAAGCTGGAAATGAGGAAATTAAGCTCTGCACAGGAACAGTTGGCGATTTAACTGAGAGGAAGGAACCGCCTCCAGCTCAGCCCCCACATCCTTTGGAAAACACTATCCAGAAAGAGTCTTTATTGTACATGAGCGATACCATTCAAAGGGTAACCCCAAAGGAGAAAACAGACATCAGTGAAAAAGAAGTAacactaaaatatgttttgggTGACTGCTCTTTAGCTAGGCCAAAGGTAACTAATGTGTGTGACCAGGAGACAGAGATGCAGCCTTCACTCCCTGACACAGCTGAAACTAATGATGCAATAACATCAGAGTCAGCACCAACTTCAGCCTTGGATACTGAGCCAAGCTCTATTCTAGAGAAGCTcctgaagagaaacaaaacagaggcaACTCCATCTCTGGATAAAATAAAAGAGGTTTATACCGACACAACCGATGAGGAGAAGATCCTTAATtccacatcagcagcagcagcattaaCCACCTGGAACAATCAGCCTAAAGGTGACACAAAAATGACTCCTAAGCAAACAACCTGA
- the ssh1a gene encoding LOW QUALITY PROTEIN: protein phosphatase Slingshot homolog 1 (The sequence of the model RefSeq protein was modified relative to this genomic sequence to represent the inferred CDS: deleted 1 base in 1 codon), giving the protein MALVTLQRSPTPSAASTASTATTTAGEDFGSDDERRINQSLSESFFMVKGAALFLQQGSSQQGQKAQPPHKHAGELPQHLQVMINILRSEDRIKLAVRLESAWSDRVRYMVVVYTSGRQDTEENILLGIDFTNKDCKSCSIGMVLPLWSDTKIHLDGDGGFTVNTAGRTHVFKPVSVQAMWSALQVLHKACEVSRRFNYFPGGIALTWMGYYESCIASEQSCINEWNAMKDLETTRPDSPIMFVDKPSERERTECLIKSKLRSIMTSQDLENVTCKQIRTELEQHMNCNLKEYKEFIDNEMLLILGQMDKATLIFDHVYLGSEWNASNLEELQETGVGYILNVTREIDNFFPGTFCYHNIRVYDEEATDLLAHWNDTYNFIMKAKKNDSKCLVHCKMGVSRSASTVIAYAMKECGWSLEKAYNFVKQKRNITRPNAGFMRQLAEYEGILDASKQRHNKLWHPDADCEMAEGQQGLAQFCGGEDGGDPTADPEMSPCCEEGSSDKGAACSSPCRTVALDIDPAYNNYYFRRLSDSALDSEPSTPVRGPPLLGMEKVFIEIEDVERDALLDDEAFHGREGLPLPHFGPTAEGTAAQTSSRGPEPLEELRLRLEFSTVEEENEEDVQKEEAEMEVLMQPDDRGGGEGDGGETQDVEVEGDAEGFGMDLASLNDNSNNNNHLSLLQNHKDTSSSFLLQRDASLVSGSHQKERSSSPASELRLNARPPSEVQSASLHQSEGVSTSAGLLNPCGPQCDCANCAASATALPSSEEQRSAEAEDSSHLLQDSPSESASDVLPELMRADFEEETPAVACYLGQQQESLVQLRRSGLVRRRAERLERLSGMSLQECQKSQRCPSHNEEKEEFSSFTGDFAKTSTPCQVRLEPLVVPLTNEALLGVVGSGLLTPTSSPHGSTLTRSSSSDSLRSVRGKPGLVRQRAQEIETRLRLAGLTVPSRLKRSNSLAKLGSLNLSSDDLCSACSSDAGTLLLLSLSPEPDQGLEWDSPTASSLSRPGKNLLTPERALPGEPRS; this is encoded by the exons ATGGCGTTGGTAACATTGCAGCGGTCCCCGACTCCGAGCGCCGCGTCCACCGCCAGCACAGCGACCACGACTGCGGGGGAG GACTTCGGGAGTGACGATGAACGGCGAATAAATCAGAG TTTGAGCGAGAGCTTCTTCATGGTGAAGGGTGCCGCTCTCTTCTTGCAGCAAGGAAGCAGTCAGCAAGGCCAAAAAGCACAGCCTCCTCACAAACATGCAG GTGAACTACCTCAGCACCTGCAGGTGATGATAAACATTCTCCGCTCAGAGGACAGAATCAAACTG GCAGTGCGTCTGGAGAGTGCGTGGTCGGATCGGGTGCGGTACATGGTGGTGGTGTACACCAGCGGGCGACAGGACACAGAGGAGAACATCCTTTTGGGAATCGACTTCACCAACAAAGACTG TAAAAGCTGTTCAATCGGCATGGTGCTACCTCTTTGGAGCGATACAAAGATCCATCTGGATGGAGACGG GGGCTTCACTGTGAACACAGCAGGTCGGACTCATGTTTTCAAGCCCGTGTCTGTGCAGGCTATGTG GTCGGCGTTGCAGGTGCTGCACAAGGCTTGTGAGGTGTCGCGCAGGTTTAACTACTTCCCTGGAGGCATTGCCCTCACCTGGATGGGATACTACGAGAGCTGCATCGCTTCTGAGCAGAGCTGCATCAACGAGTGGAACGCCATGAAGGACTTAGAAACCACGCGGCCAGACTCACCCATCATGTTTGTCGACAA GCCTTCAGAGAGGGAAAGGACGGAGTGCCTTATTAAATCCAAACTAAGAAGCATTATGACCTCCCAGGACCTTGAGAACGTCACCTGCAAACAG atccGAACTGAGCTGGAGCAGCACATGAACTGCAACTTGAAAGAATACAAGGAGTTCATTGACAATGAGATGCTGCTGATTCTCGGCCAGATGGACAAAGCCACTCTCATTTTTGACCATGTCTACTTG GGATCTGAATGGAATGCATCTaatttggaggagctgcaggagacAGG GGTGGGCTACATCCTCAACGTTACCAGGGAGATCGACAACTTCTTCCCAGGGACGTTCTGTTATCACAACATCCGCGTTTATGATGAAGAGGCCACGGATCTCCTTGCTCACTGGAACGACACGTATAACTTCATCATGAAAGCAAA AAAGAACGACTCCAAGTGTCTCGTCCACTGTAAGATGGGCGTCAGTCGCTCTGCCTCCACCGTCATTGCTTATGCCATGAAGGAGTGTGGCTGGTCTCTGGAGAAAGCGTATAACTTTGTGAAGCAGAAGAGGAACATCACACGACCCAACGCAGGTTTCATGAGGCAGCTGGCAGAGTATGAGGGCATTTTAGATGCCAG CAAACAGCGGCACAATAAGCTGTGGCACCCGGACGCAGACTGTGAGATGGCCGAGGGTCAGCAGGGTCTGGCTCAGTTCTGTGGAGGAGAGGATGGGGGGGATCCCACTGCAGACCCAGAGATGTCTCCCTGCTGTGAGGAGGGGTCCTCTGACAAAGGCGCCGCCTGCTCATCCCCATGCAGGACTGTTGCTCTAGACATCGAC CCTGCTTACAACAACTACTACTTCCGTCGGCTCTCCGACTCGGCCCTCGACAGCGAGCCGTCAACGCCTGTGCGTGGCCCTCCTCTTCTCGGCATGGAAAAAGTCTTCATAGAAATCGAGGACGTGGAGAGAGACGCCCTGCTGGACGACGAGGCTTTCCATGGGCGGGAAGGCCTGCCGCTCCCTCACTTTGGACCTACAGCAGAGGGCACCGCTGCCCAGACCTCCAGCCGTGGGCCCGAACCCCTGGAGGAGCTTCGGCTGAGGCTGGAGTTCAGCACAGTGGAGGAGGAGAACGAGGAGGACGTGCAAAAGGAGGAGGCAGAGATGGAGGTGTTGATGCAGCCAGATGACAGAGGGGGAGGTGAGGGAGACGGTGGGGAGACTCAGGATGTGGAGGTCGAGGGCGATGCGGAGGGGTTTGGGATGGATCTGGCATCCCTTAATGACAattcaaacaacaacaatcatTTGAGCCTTCTACAAAACCACAAG GACACatcttcctccttccttcttcaGAGAGATGCTTCTCTGGTGTCTGGGTCTCATCAGAAAGAGCGTTCTTCTTCTCCAGCTTCTGAGCTTCGCCTTAACGCCCGCCCTCCTTCTGAAGTCCAAAGTGCTTCATTGCATCAATCTGAGGGCGTTTCAACTTCAGCGGGACTTCTGAACCCCTGTGGTCCTCAGTGTGACTGTGCCAACTGTGCAGCCTCTGCCACTGCTCTGCCGTCCTCAGAGGAGCAGCGGTCAGCGGAGGCTGAGGACAGCAGCCATTTGCTTCAAGACAGCCCATCTGAATCTGCCTCGGATGTTCTCCCTGAGCTGATGAGAGCCGATTTTGAGGAAGAGACGCCCGCAGTGGCTTGTTACCTTGGCCAACAGCAGGAGAGCCTTGTGCAGCTGCGTCGGTCTGGCCTGGTCCGGCGTCGAGCAGAGAGACTTGAGAGGCTTTCAGGAATGTCCCTGCAGGAATGCCAGAAGTCTCAGAGGTGTCCGTCTCACAATGAGGAAAAGGAGGAGTTCTCCAGTTTTACCGGGGATTTCGCTAAAACTTCAACCCCGTGCCAAGTGCGGTTAGAGCCACTGGTAGTGCCACTGACCAACGAAGCCTTGTTGGGGGTGGTGGGTTCAGGGCTCCTCACACCCACCTCCTCCCCTCACGGCTCCACGCTGACACGGAGCTCCAGCAGTGACAGTCTGCGCAGCGTGCGGGGGAAACCTGGCCTCGTGCGTCAGAGGGCGCAGGAGATTGAGACGCGCTTGCGGCTGGCAGGCCTAACCGTGCCCTCCAGGCTGAAGCGCTCCAACTCGCTGGCCAAGTTGGGAAGCCTCAACCTCTCCTCCGATGACCTGTGTTCGGCCTGTTCTTCAGACGCAGGGACGCTGCTGCTCCTCTCGTTGTCCCCTGAGCCGGACCAAGGCTTAGAGTGGGACTCTCCGACCGCCTCGTCGTTGTCCAGACCCGGCAAGAACCTGCTCACTCCAGAAAGAGCACTTCCAGGTGAGCCCAGGAGCTGA